The nucleotide sequence CCGATTCTTTTCTTAGCATATCGCTTTGGTATTGCATCACTCCTAATGCTTTTAATCTTTGGAAATAAAGTTCTGCGAAGAGACACACTTAAGGAGGGCTTTATTTTGGGTATAACTCTCTTTTTTGGGCACGGATTCCAAATAATCGGCTTAAAATATACGACAGCATCAAATTCTGCATTTATAACATCTCTCTATGTTGTATTTACTCCATTCATAGCTTATTTCATTCTTAAAGATAAGCTTGAGCTTAGGGATTTTGTTTCGTTAATTATCGCAGTTATAGGGCTCTATTTAATCTCTGGGGCAAGTCTAAAGTTCAACAAAGGAGATCTGCTTACTGTTTTATGCGCACTCTCTTTTGCTTTTCAGATAGTTTTAGTCCAAAAATTTGGAGAAAAGGATTACCTTAGCCTAGCATTTTGGCAAATATTCTGGAACTTTGTGTTCTCTTTTACGTATGCTGGAATTGTAGAAGGCTTTAAATTTCCAACCAATTATCTTCCTTGGGTTGGCATTCTTTACACATCGCTTTTTGCCACGGTTATAGCGTTTACGCTCCAAATTAAGTATCAGAAGGAGACGAAAGCTTATAAAGCAGCTCTGATTTATTCAGCGGAGCCGATATTTGGGCACATTGCATCTTTTATAACAATTAGAGAAGTGCTAAGCTTAAAGGGCTATGCTGGTGCAGGATTAATTCTAGCCGCTATATGGAATGAAATAAGAAATGAGAAGGATTAAACTGGGGTGGGGGTTCCACTTATATCTGAGGACACAGAAGATGCTGTCTTTGGATCTTTGATTCCAATCTGCATGACCTCTTTCACTCTTTCAATGTCAACAATAGTGTTTATGCACCCTGCCTTAAGAAGTGGAACCGCTTGGAGAGGTATTTTTAGAATAGAAAGCTTTTCTGCAGCTTCAGCTAGTTCAGGCCAGCAGGCAATTCCAATTGCTGCTTTTATCTCTCCCTTCGGAACTTTTTCCTTGAGAATCTTTTTGACCAAACTTCCTCCGGGAACTATGTAAAACTGCTTGTATCCGAGCTTTTCTCCATACTCAATTATCTCTCCAATTGAGCACTTTCCGCACTTGGTACATTTCCACCCATATTCACCGAATTCTGCTGGACATTCTTTAACGTTTCTTAAACATTGTGGGATGAAAACCGCCCTTTTTTCAACTGGAACTTTTGCAAAATCCTTTTTGTAGGCCTTATTCTTAAGCTCAACATAGATTTGATCCGTAAGTTCTTCGTCTTCGCTAATTAATGAAAGTGCTATTCTCACGGCATTTCTTGTACTCAAATCTGCACCTAATGCAAAGAGTTTGGCTATTGTGTTTTCTAAGCTCATGGTTTTCCACCACTGTGAAAAGCCTTAAATTTATAGGTGCATATAAACTTTTAGCCCTCCCCACTCACACCTTC is from Thermococcus paralvinellae and encodes:
- a CDS encoding DMT family transporter — protein: MKKAEAVLLGITAIWGFTFPAMKVSLDYISPILFLAYRFGIASLLMLLIFGNKVLRRDTLKEGFILGITLFFGHGFQIIGLKYTTASNSAFITSLYVVFTPFIAYFILKDKLELRDFVSLIIAVIGLYLISGASLKFNKGDLLTVLCALSFAFQIVLVQKFGEKDYLSLAFWQIFWNFVFSFTYAGIVEGFKFPTNYLPWVGILYTSLFATVIAFTLQIKYQKETKAYKAALIYSAEPIFGHIASFITIREVLSLKGYAGAGLILAAIWNEIRNEKD
- a CDS encoding DUF116 domain-containing protein, which codes for MSLENTIAKLFALGADLSTRNAVRIALSLISEDEELTDQIYVELKNKAYKKDFAKVPVEKRAVFIPQCLRNVKECPAEFGEYGWKCTKCGKCSIGEIIEYGEKLGYKQFYIVPGGSLVKKILKEKVPKGEIKAAIGIACWPELAEAAEKLSILKIPLQAVPLLKAGCINTIVDIERVKEVMQIGIKDPKTASSVSSDISGTPTPV